The Mangrovivirga cuniculi genomic sequence AGGATTTTGATGCCGTCTACAACTTTGGCAAAAATTGTGACGTGGTTACAATTGAAATTGAAAAGGTAAATACTGAAGCACTTAAAAAACTAAGAGACGAAGGAGTGCAGGTTTTTCCAGAACCTGAAGCGATCGAAATGATCCAGGATAAGCGTATTCAAAAAACTTTTTACAAAGAAAATAACATACCGACATCTCCATTTATTCTAATAGATAACAAAGACGAAATAAAAAATCATACTGATTTTCTTCCTGCGGTAAATAAGCTCGGTAAAGATGGCTATGATGGAAGAGGCGTTCAGGTAATTAAATCTGAATCTGATATTGAAAAAGGATTTGACAGACCTGGTTTATTAGAAAAGTTTGTAGACTTTGAAAAAGAACTCGCTGTTATCGTAGCCAAAAATTCAAAGGGAGAAATTAAAGCATTTCCTCCTGTTGAACTGGTTTTTCACCCTGAGGCAAACCTTGTAGAATATCTTTTTTCACCGGCAGATATATCACCAGAGATTTCTAAAAAAGCAGAAAAACTGGCTATGAAGGTTATTGATAAAGTGGGTATGACTGGTTTATTAGCTGTAGAAATGTTTCTGACCAGTGATGGTGAGGTTTTAGTAAATGAAATCGCTCCACGAACTCACAATAGTGGTCACCAGACAATTGAAGGGAACACAGTAAGTCAGTACGAACAGCACCTCAGAGCTATATTGGGAATGCCTTTGGGTGATACAGACATTCGGATTCCTTCTGCAATGGTCAATCTATTAGGTGAAGAAGGGTATACGGGAGAAGTTGAAATTGAGGGATTAGACGATGCTCTCGCTACCAAAGGAGTTCATTTCCATCTTTACGGAAAAAAAGACACTAAACCATTCAGAAAAATGGGCCATATTACGGTAACCGATGTGGATATTAAAGCACTAAAAGATAAAGCACTTAAAATTAAATCAATAGTAAAAATTAAAAGCAAATGAGTCAGGTAGGAATAATAATGGGCAGCAAATCAGATCTTCCTGTTATGAAGGAAGCTGCTGAAATTTTAGAAGAGTTAGGAGTAAGTTTTGAGATCGATATTGTTTCTGCTCACAGAACTCCTGAAAAAATGGTTGATTATGCTACTACTGCTCGAAAACGCGGACTAAAAGCTATAATCGCAGGAGCAGGTGGTGCAGCTCATTTACCAGGTATGGTAGCCTCGATGACCTCTCTTCCTGTTATCGGTGTTCCGGTAAAATCCAGAAATTCAATTGACGGATGGGATTCGGTATTATCTATTTTACAAATGCCTGGTGGAATTCCTGTTGCTACAGTCGCTTTAGATGGAGCCAAAAATGCCGGAATTCTTGCTGCAAGTATTGTAAGTACCTTTGATGATGAAGTTGCTGCTAATCTCGATAAATATAAAGCGAGCCTGAAAGAAAAGGTATTGAATACGGCTGATGAGTTAAAACAATCGGGTTATAAAAACATTTAATTATTAATGGATTCTGGCAAATTTATCTGGCTGATTTTTGCTTTGCCATTTTTAATTAATGGCCAGGATTACTATGATGACCCCGGAGATAAATATCAAAAATATTGTGAAGATTGTGTTATAACTCTCAACCAATTACCATCCACTATTGAATATGGCCTGACAGGCCATGGTGATAGCATATTTTTTGTAACCAATGAAAAAGAATGGTTTTTTGAGGAGTTAATCACCTCTTCAAAGGATGGTCTTGTGGTTGATGTGGTTAGTAAAGAGCTTTATAAGTGTGGGGAAAAAGTAGGTTACTCACAACGTAGTCTCCATCGGGGATAATGCTTCCACCGGTTTATGAAGATGATCTTAAAGAAAGAATTGAACAAAGAGATAATGGATATTATTATATCTATCTTGGTTCTGCCAGAGATATAAAACTGGAGTCTGATAATCTTGAATACAACCTAATTATTTTACAAAAGGGGTATCATTGTTTTTACAATACGTTTTATGATTTACCTCCACCTAACTGGAAACTTCCCCTTTCATTTTTCAGGGTTCAGGACGATACGGTATTCCTTACAGAAAAATATAAATGGACAGGTAAAGACACAGTCAGGTTCTCAGTTCCATTTGAAAAAGCAAAGAGTAGCATTAACAAACTCGCTTTAAATAAGCTGTTGTTTAATCTAAACCTTTTTCAAAATAATATTGACAGCGTTGTTATCTATGGATTTGCTTCTATTGAAGGTAGTGAGCAGCGAAATAAGATACTACAAATTAACAGGGCAAGGTCTGTAGCCGGATACATAAGGGGCTATTCTGACAACAGATTTCCAGTTGAAATTCTGACAGAAGAAAACTGGGCACAATTTTACAGAGATATAAGCAAAACATCATGGGCCTATTTGGTTGGAAAGCCTAAAACAACCATTCGAAACTATGTCAATGCAAATAGTGGAGTTTTTGAGCCAATTTTAAAAAATCACAGAGCTACTGTCGTTGACTTATACCTCAGTCCACGAGAAACCGAGATAAACAATTATGATAAAATTCCTGAAGACTTTTTTCAGTATCCCCCAACTCCCAGCAAAGTCGATGGAATTTTAGATTACATTAAGAGAAAAAACATTTCCATTGAAAACCTTCTGGGAAAGGTATTTGACGAAGCCAGAGAACCCTATAAATGGCTAAATGAAATAGTGTTAACAACACATTTTCGAAATGAAATTCCTGTAAAAGAGGCCTGGTGGTATTTTGAAAGAGCCGGAAATTATGGAGAACTCCCAAATTGGTATAAATACAACATTCTGAATTTAACCTGCAAGCTATTATTTCATGGTGATAATTTTTCTACTATAGAAGAACGAAAACATTTTAACCGATTAGATGATGTACCGGATAGTCTTGTTGAGCAGGCTTATTATAAAATCAGATTAAACAAATTCTTACTAATGGCCGAAAGAGCCAAGCAGCAAAAGGATTATAAAGAACTTGACCTGATACTTCAGGTATTAGAAATGACCCTCAAAAAAACTGAGCTTACTCCTAAAGAAACTCAACAAACAGCACGGTTTCTGGAGTACTTTGGTTTTAGTGAAATGGCAATAGATGTACTTTCAGAATATGCATATCAACAAGGAGTCAATCCGGGTGTGGTAAGCGATTACATTGCCTTTACAATTACAAGAGAGGCTTTTATGAGAAGTCCTGCATACAGGGAATTATTGAAGCGATTTTCACAAAGGGAAAAATCCTTATTTTGCAGGTTGTTTAATTCTTATAAAAATGGAGGCATTAGTTTCCAGCTCCTTGAAGACAGATACCTTAGAGACCTGTATTGTAAAAGCTGCAGTTCTCCAGAAATAATAGAAAGTGATGGCAATTAAAAAGTATTAGGATTTATTAGCTAATTTCTTTGGAAGAATAACAGACATTACAACTGATAAGAGCATCGTTCCAATAATAATGATAAAACTAACTACCGGCTCTATTAGTGGTTCTTCTCCGGGCTCTTCAAACCATGTCAGTAGCATCTTAACTCCAATAAATACCAAAATCAAAGAAAGACCTTTTTGTAAAAGATAGAATTTATCCAGAATACCCGCCAGGAGGAAAAACATCGCTCTTAAGCCTAGAACGGCAAAAATGTTCGAGGTATAAATAAGAAACTCATCAGTAGTAATTGCAAAAGCTGCAGGTATAGAATCTACAGCAAAAATCAGGTCTGTTGTTTCAATAAGTATTAAAACCAGAAATAAAGGAGTAAAGAATAATGCTCCATTTCTTATAATATAAAATTTACCTCCATAATTACCTTTAGTAATTTTAAGGTGCTTTCTGGTAAACTTAATTATCGGATTCTTCTCAGGGTTAATCTCGTCATCCTCGTTTTCGAAGAGGAGTTTAACCCCGGAATAAATAAGGAATATCCCAAAAATATATAATATCCAGTGGAACCTCTCAACAAGGGCTGCACCTACAAATATAAATACACCTCTAAATATTAAAGCACCGAGAATACCCCAGAACAGGATCCTGTGGTAATGTTTCTCTTTTACCTTGAAATATCTTAAAATTAAAAGAATAACAAAAATGTTGTCAAGGCTCAAGGCCTTTTCGAGAAGATAAGCTGTTAAATAAAGGAAGAAATTCTCTTTGGAGGAATATTGTTCAGTACTGTATTCAAAATATATGAGCACACCAAAAATAAGGGATATTATAACCCAGAAAATAGTCTGATACAGCGCACTTTTAGTACTTATTTTGTGGGATGACTTGTTTAGAACACCCAGGTCAATTACTAAAAACCCAATAAT encodes the following:
- a CDS encoding 5-(carboxyamino)imidazole ribonucleotide synthase, with the translated sequence MEKFYQQFKLGVLGGGQLGRMLIQSAIDFNIDVHIIDPSPNAPCANIATSFTTGDLQDFDAVYNFGKNCDVVTIEIEKVNTEALKKLRDEGVQVFPEPEAIEMIQDKRIQKTFYKENNIPTSPFILIDNKDEIKNHTDFLPAVNKLGKDGYDGRGVQVIKSESDIEKGFDRPGLLEKFVDFEKELAVIVAKNSKGEIKAFPPVELVFHPEANLVEYLFSPADISPEISKKAEKLAMKVIDKVGMTGLLAVEMFLTSDGEVLVNEIAPRTHNSGHQTIEGNTVSQYEQHLRAILGMPLGDTDIRIPSAMVNLLGEEGYTGEVEIEGLDDALATKGVHFHLYGKKDTKPFRKMGHITVTDVDIKALKDKALKIKSIVKIKSK
- the purE gene encoding 5-(carboxyamino)imidazole ribonucleotide mutase encodes the protein MSQVGIIMGSKSDLPVMKEAAEILEELGVSFEIDIVSAHRTPEKMVDYATTARKRGLKAIIAGAGGAAHLPGMVASMTSLPVIGVPVKSRNSIDGWDSVLSILQMPGGIPVATVALDGAKNAGILAASIVSTFDDEVAANLDKYKASLKEKVLNTADELKQSGYKNI
- a CDS encoding TerC family protein encodes the protein MFQEVDYTLVGIFSVVIIGFLVIDLGVLNKSSHKISTKSALYQTIFWVIISLIFGVLIYFEYSTEQYSSKENFFLYLTAYLLEKALSLDNIFVILLILRYFKVKEKHYHRILFWGILGALIFRGVFIFVGAALVERFHWILYIFGIFLIYSGVKLLFENEDDEINPEKNPIIKFTRKHLKITKGNYGGKFYIIRNGALFFTPLFLVLILIETTDLIFAVDSIPAAFAITTDEFLIYTSNIFAVLGLRAMFFLLAGILDKFYLLQKGLSLILVFIGVKMLLTWFEEPGEEPLIEPVVSFIIIIGTMLLSVVMSVILPKKLANKS